The Thermotoga sp. genome includes the window CCCACGAACGGGCTTATGTAGAAAGCCCCTAAGCGAGCTGCTTGGAGAGCTTGGACTAAGTTAAAGATCAACGTGACATTTACTTTCACTCCTTTTGAACTTAACTCTGCCAAAGCTTCAAAGCCACTCTCCGTGGCTGGGATTTTTATTGCGAAATTTTCAGACACTTCAGCTATTGAAAGAGCTTCTTTAACGATTTCGTTAGGATCATCAAGATGTGGGTTAACTTCTAAACTTACAGAAATGGAAGTTCCATCTACAAGTTTTTTAACCTCTTTAGCGAAATCTTCCACTGTCATTCCTGCATTCATTAAATGTCTTGGATTTGTTGTTATACCATCAATTTTCCATTTCTTAATAGCGTATTCAATTTCATCAAGCTTGGCACTGTCAAGGAAGAACTTCACCGTACCTTCACCTCCTCATCCTTTGATGCCACCAGCAGACAAACCTTTTATGATGTACCTCTGGAATCCAAGTGTTATAGCAAAAACGGGAATGAGCATGATAGTTCCGGCAGCTGAGAGTTGACCCCA containing:
- a CDS encoding transaldolase family protein; protein product: MKFFLDSAKLDEIEYAIKKWKIDGITTNPRHLMNAGMTVEDFAKEVKKLVDGTSISVSLEVNPHLDDPNEIVKEALSIAEVSENFAIKIPATESGFEALAELSSKGVKVNVTLIFNLVQALQAARLGAFYISPFVGWREERGETNIDFLKQIVQAIKGYGYKSQIIVAAVRSAKHFVEAATAGADIVTAGFEVYKRAFDNPYTRLGLQIFSEAWDNIYGR